A window of candidate division KSB1 bacterium contains these coding sequences:
- a CDS encoding DUF4956 domain-containing protein, translated as MLDGFQNLFITSINAEQLLGNLIVALACGLIISAVYRSIYNGPNYSAKFVQTMVVLAMITALVIMVIGNNLARAFGLVGAMSIIRFRTAVKDTHDIVFIFFSLAVGMAAGVGLRLIALLGTLFIGVMMLGLFKLNYAAPSKREFLLQFNCELPDDKPPYLPILGKFCKKFRLVNMQSLEENDIYEISFYLVLKNKDKSSLLIKALNNIPAISQIRFFFDEE; from the coding sequence ATGTTAGACGGCTTTCAAAATCTATTTATTACTTCCATAAATGCTGAGCAGCTGCTCGGTAATTTAATTGTGGCGCTAGCTTGCGGACTCATCATATCAGCAGTGTATCGTTCCATTTACAATGGACCCAACTATTCTGCTAAATTTGTTCAAACCATGGTCGTGTTGGCGATGATCACAGCCTTGGTGATTATGGTCATCGGCAATAATTTAGCTCGTGCATTTGGGCTGGTTGGCGCCATGTCTATCATTCGTTTTCGAACAGCTGTAAAGGATACTCACGATATTGTTTTTATATTTTTTTCCCTGGCAGTCGGCATGGCAGCCGGAGTAGGATTAAGACTGATTGCTCTTTTAGGAACCCTTTTCATTGGGGTTATGATGTTGGGCCTATTCAAATTGAATTACGCCGCTCCTTCAAAACGTGAGTTTCTACTTCAATTCAATTGCGAATTACCGGACGATAAACCGCCTTATTTACCCATATTAGGAAAATTTTGTAAGAAATTTAGATTGGTGAATATGCAATCACTTGAGGAAAATGATATTTATGAAATATCATTTTATCTTGTTTTAAAAAATAAGGATAAAAGTTCTCTATTGATTAAAGCGCTGAACAATATTCCTGCGATAAGTCAAATCAGGTTTTTCTTTGATGAAGAGTGA
- a CDS encoding polyphosphate polymerase domain-containing protein, giving the protein MGRIEYKYLVPNEMLTHIRDYIAKYVSLDKYAAMRQKKEYTVRSLYYDTLNFSFYHEKIEGIRKRKKIRIRGYNEFMGDEQVFLEIKRKNDAAITKTRASVEYRDLSSLIETGDVDKFIGSKCGNGLTKTNALNFLFHINNLALMPKILINYEREAYYYKFNQDLRITFDKKLRSKIRVSIDGLFKEVNFVRAFPNYFILEIKTQLHFPSWLNYAIGSLELRQRALSKYTICLDSHKQKGLKIDRLEFAQKKMASINDQNFLEVA; this is encoded by the coding sequence ATGGGTAGGATAGAATATAAATACTTAGTACCTAATGAGATGTTGACCCATATCAGGGATTATATTGCAAAATATGTGAGCCTGGATAAATATGCGGCAATGCGGCAAAAAAAGGAATATACCGTTCGTAGTTTGTATTACGATACATTAAATTTTAGTTTTTATCATGAGAAAATTGAAGGAATAAGAAAAAGAAAAAAGATAAGGATCAGGGGGTATAACGAATTTATGGGTGATGAACAGGTATTCCTTGAAATAAAACGGAAAAATGATGCAGCGATTACCAAGACTCGCGCATCCGTTGAATATCGCGATCTATCGTCTTTGATTGAAACAGGAGATGTGGATAAATTTATAGGTTCGAAGTGTGGAAATGGCTTAACAAAGACGAACGCATTAAACTTCTTATTTCACATAAACAATTTAGCATTAATGCCGAAGATTCTGATCAATTATGAAAGAGAAGCATATTATTATAAATTTAACCAAGATCTTAGAATTACATTCGATAAGAAATTACGGAGTAAAATCAGGGTGTCGATAGATGGTTTGTTTAAAGAAGTAAATTTTGTTAGAGCGTTTCCGAATTATTTTATACTTGAAATAAAAACACAATTGCATTTCCCCTCCTGGTTAAATTATGCGATCGGATCGTTAGAATTGCGACAACGTGCATTGTCTAAGTATACGATTTGTTTGGATTCGCATAAGCAAAAAGGATTAAAAATAGACAGATTGGAATTTGCCCAGAAGAAGATGGCATCAATCAATGATCAAAACTTTCTTGAGGTTGCCTGA